The Thermococcus sp. EP1 genome includes a region encoding these proteins:
- a CDS encoding acetamidase/formamidase family protein: protein MVSEEEIFNDLQTNGIIGPHSKMLGPVADGGRIIFVTAPGCWGPMITPTIRGGHEVNVPVAVEGAKVGDALVMQIKSIKVLSKAASSGVDTVREGAFVGDPYVAKKCPSCNDPWPEFEVIGIGEDAIRCKHCGSPASPFKMVNGYTMVLDPSLGVGVTVNKETAEMIAQEAWEWHSLPKNSKQVPILIFAKADIVGVPSRIRPFLGQFGTVPAVDIPDSHNAGDFGSFLINAPHPYAITKEDYETKLTDGHLDIDAVREGAIIIAPVKVDGGGVYAGDAHAMQGDGEVAGHTTDISAESVVEVSVIKNLNLEGPILLPPEEDLPPLVKPWRKDEWERVQTLAKKFGIEPEPVAPIQIIGSGPTINEAAMRGFERAAKLFGMSIEEVRNRVTISGAVEIGRLPGIVQVSMQVPLSALEKMGIDELVVKHYKLPF, encoded by the coding sequence ATGGTTTCCGAAGAAGAGATTTTTAATGACTTACAAACAAACGGCATTATTGGACCGCACTCCAAAATGCTTGGGCCTGTGGCAGATGGGGGAAGAATAATCTTCGTTACAGCACCCGGATGCTGGGGCCCAATGATAACGCCAACCATTAGAGGAGGACACGAAGTCAACGTTCCTGTTGCCGTTGAAGGAGCAAAAGTTGGTGATGCATTAGTAATGCAGATAAAGAGCATAAAAGTGCTCTCAAAGGCGGCCTCTTCAGGTGTTGATACTGTCAGAGAGGGAGCTTTTGTTGGCGATCCATACGTGGCTAAGAAATGTCCCTCATGTAACGATCCCTGGCCCGAGTTTGAAGTAATTGGGATTGGAGAAGACGCCATAAGGTGTAAACACTGCGGTTCTCCAGCATCACCGTTTAAGATGGTCAACGGGTATACCATGGTTCTTGATCCAAGCCTTGGCGTCGGAGTTACAGTAAACAAAGAGACCGCTGAAATGATAGCTCAAGAGGCTTGGGAATGGCATTCCTTACCCAAAAACTCAAAGCAGGTTCCAATTTTGATCTTTGCTAAAGCCGATATAGTTGGTGTTCCCTCAAGAATAAGGCCATTTTTGGGACAGTTTGGAACAGTCCCCGCTGTTGATATACCCGACTCACACAATGCAGGAGATTTTGGTTCGTTCTTGATAAACGCGCCCCACCCCTATGCAATAACTAAAGAGGACTACGAAACCAAGCTCACAGACGGTCACTTGGACATTGATGCAGTTAGGGAAGGAGCAATAATAATAGCCCCAGTGAAGGTCGATGGAGGAGGAGTGTACGCTGGAGATGCTCATGCAATGCAAGGAGATGGAGAAGTAGCAGGCCACACGACAGATATAAGTGCCGAGAGCGTTGTAGAGGTTTCAGTTATCAAGAACCTCAATCTAGAAGGACCAATCCTATTGCCCCCAGAAGAGGACCTACCACCACTGGTTAAGCCTTGGAGAAAAGATGAATGGGAAAGAGTGCAAACTTTAGCTAAGAAGTTTGGAATTGAACCCGAACCGGTTGCACCAATACAAATAATAGGCTCTGGACCCACAATAAATGAAGCCGCAATGAGAGGCTTTGAAAGGGCTGCAAAGCTCTTTGGAATGAGCATTGAGGAAGTTAGGAATAGAGTCACCATAAGTGGAGCTGTAGAGATTGGTAGACTTCCAGGAATAGTGCAAGTTTCCATGCAAGTACCCCTAAGTGCCCTTGAAAAGATGGGTATAGATGAACTAGTTGTCAAACATTACAAATTACCCTTCTAG
- a CDS encoding class I SAM-dependent methyltransferase translates to MFGFGYHSFLNDHIKKNKCKRLLEIGVYDGENAKNMIEAAKESFPPKEIEYYGFDYFEDERLYWKVYKKLEETGCRFKLFQGDSKVTLPQHVEELPIMDLIFIDGGKSYETAKSDWENCRKLMGKHTVVFVHNYEFPGVKRMVDEIPREEYIVEIIHPSDDYATARIRKKL, encoded by the coding sequence ATGTTTGGATTTGGTTATCACTCTTTTTTAAATGACCACATAAAAAAGAACAAATGTAAAAGATTACTGGAGATCGGCGTATACGATGGAGAGAATGCAAAAAACATGATTGAAGCAGCTAAGGAAAGTTTTCCTCCCAAAGAGATAGAGTATTATGGATTTGACTATTTTGAAGATGAACGACTGTACTGGAAGGTCTATAAAAAGTTGGAAGAAACAGGGTGTAGGTTTAAGCTATTTCAGGGAGATTCTAAGGTTACACTTCCCCAACATGTAGAGGAACTTCCGATAATGGATTTAATATTTATTGATGGCGGAAAATCCTATGAAACTGCAAAAAGCGACTGGGAGAACTGTAGAAAATTAATGGGAAAACATACGGTGGTGTTTGTTCATAACTACGAATTTCCAGGGGTTAAACGGATGGTAGATGAAATTCCCAGAGAGGAGTATATTGTGGAAATAATTCATCCCTCAGACGACTACGCAACTGCGAGGATTAGGAAAAAGTTGTAA
- a CDS encoding CGP-CTERM-anchored Cys-rich protein: MRLVILIVGLLFFLPLASACYNPMDSLAVEVYLNKPELSYDLTSLKHAKNVLMEDERMVYRSHYDNRVAVILKEQDGVLRVRIQIPAKSFNLTYAHASFVTPLLISQEEVEKAKKLGWDVNNLTFRKGHLLVQISTGRGNECRSDFDCATGGCSGEVCTTRDKAGEIVTPCIYAEWYDCLRLTQCGCVNGFCTWEPNEEFEKCLKEHNMDPSKVIKVPSAEIWIADYNKERPSEEDLAEIKKLLDVFGVSCALRDLTFKTEVTNSPVGVIDPYSFDFKQALRVELEWLRDVGIIKIESEDISAILESAEMGKAGYNSHIGWYEKEGKYSWIAYDESDNPLLLRCVGQPFELKLPEGEVELSQTISTPQVSQGVCGPGILVVLMLVSLMRRKRL; this comes from the coding sequence ATGCGGTTGGTAATACTTATTGTGGGCTTACTCTTCTTTCTCCCTCTGGCGAGTGCATGCTATAACCCAATGGATTCTCTAGCAGTTGAGGTTTATCTCAACAAGCCAGAGCTTTCTTATGACTTAACTTCCCTCAAGCATGCGAAGAATGTTTTGATGGAAGATGAGAGGATGGTTTACCGCTCCCACTATGATAATAGGGTTGCAGTTATATTGAAAGAACAAGATGGGGTTTTACGGGTCAGAATCCAGATCCCAGCGAAGAGTTTTAACCTCACATATGCACATGCTTCTTTTGTGACTCCCTTGCTGATTTCTCAGGAAGAAGTTGAGAAGGCTAAAAAGCTCGGCTGGGATGTGAATAATCTCACCTTCAGAAAGGGGCATTTGCTTGTGCAGATAAGCACCGGAAGAGGCAACGAATGTCGCAGTGATTTCGATTGTGCCACAGGAGGATGTTCTGGAGAAGTGTGCACAACAAGAGACAAAGCCGGAGAAATAGTTACCCCTTGTATATATGCAGAGTGGTACGATTGTTTAAGGTTAACTCAATGCGGTTGTGTGAATGGTTTCTGCACGTGGGAACCCAATGAAGAATTCGAAAAGTGCTTAAAAGAGCACAACATGGACCCATCGAAGGTCATCAAAGTTCCAAGCGCCGAGATTTGGATAGCGGATTACAATAAAGAGAGGCCGAGCGAGGAAGATTTGGCGGAAATAAAGAAGTTACTTGATGTGTTTGGAGTGTCATGTGCGCTTAGGGATTTAACTTTTAAGACTGAAGTTACTAATTCCCCTGTAGGAGTTATCGATCCTTATTCCTTTGACTTCAAACAGGCCCTTAGAGTTGAACTTGAATGGCTCAGAGATGTAGGAATTATTAAAATTGAGAGCGAAGACATTAGTGCCATTCTTGAGTCTGCTGAGATGGGTAAAGCAGGTTATAACTCTCACATAGGCTGGTATGAAAAGGAAGGGAAATACTCATGGATTGCTTACGATGAGAGCGATAATCCGCTTTTGCTGAGATGTGTTGGCCAACCCTTTGAGCTTAAGCTTCCTGAGGGCGAGGTAGAACTTTCCCAGACTATTTCTACCCCGCAGGTATCTCAAGGTGTTTGTGGGCCGGGGATTTTGGTTGTACTCATGTTGGTGAGCTTAATGCGTAGGAAGAGACTTTGA
- a CDS encoding plasmid mobilization protein: MFESILKKLNEMNAPVIGNSRVPAAGIKAFEAVIKYKGLKEGTEAVKIALLEFSKYNNENEEILYEFREILEREFLGFAKARIIKTKAKALKKLWEVEARALFASVRRTKWISFRVTEEEYNRILELATKEGLDISNYVRKRLGLSYGINSYSKN; encoded by the coding sequence ATGTTTGAGAGCATTCTAAAAAAGCTGAATGAGATGAATGCTCCTGTAATCGGAAACTCTAGAGTTCCAGCAGCTGGCATAAAAGCATTTGAAGCAGTTATCAAGTACAAAGGGCTTAAAGAAGGGACTGAAGCAGTTAAGATAGCACTTCTTGAATTTTCAAAGTACAATAATGAAAATGAAGAAATACTCTATGAGTTTAGGGAGATACTTGAGAGAGAATTTTTGGGATTTGCTAAAGCAAGAATTATCAAAACTAAAGCCAAAGCCTTAAAGAAACTCTGGGAAGTAGAGGCTAGAGCTCTCTTTGCTTCAGTAAGGAGAACTAAATGGATATCATTTAGAGTGACTGAAGAGGAGTATAACCGAATTCTTGAATTGGCTACTAAAGAGGGACTTGATATTTCAAATTATGTTAGAAAGAGACTTGGGCTTAGTTATGGGATTAATTCTTATTCTAAAAATTGA
- a CDS encoding TRM11 family methyltransferase encodes MNKYTPMREVPFNEYLEYIKTHEYVIIEDRKITIGKPLHITTFQPVKFELESSTVWSFPERGKWATHYANAKYRGNWAPQVPRNLILKYTKPKDVVLDAFVGSGTTLIECKLLGRHGIGIDINYEALMVAWDRLNFTYNPQLEKKTNLGAFLQKKEENETEEWSEPTITLYHGDARNLDKIENESIDLIATHPPYANIISYSKKAKLEVKGDLSKVTSVDEFVKEMQKVASEFYRVLKPGRHAAILMGDTRRHRHYVPIAFRVMQAFLEVGFILKEDIIKLQHNMIGTIPWKKWHRDFHLIAHEHLFIFRKPGKGENVRKFKESMKWWYDY; translated from the coding sequence ATGAATAAATACACACCTATGCGTGAAGTTCCATTTAATGAATATCTGGAATATATAAAAACACATGAGTACGTAATTATTGAGGACAGAAAGATTACAATTGGTAAACCTCTTCATATAACTACCTTCCAGCCTGTTAAATTCGAATTAGAAAGTTCTACTGTGTGGAGTTTTCCTGAACGAGGAAAATGGGCCACTCACTATGCTAATGCCAAATACAGAGGGAATTGGGCTCCCCAGGTACCAAGAAATTTAATTCTAAAGTACACAAAACCTAAAGATGTAGTATTAGACGCATTTGTAGGAAGCGGCACAACGTTGATAGAATGTAAGCTTTTAGGGAGACATGGGATTGGGATTGACATCAATTATGAGGCCTTAATGGTTGCGTGGGATAGACTCAATTTCACTTATAATCCCCAATTAGAGAAAAAAACAAATTTAGGTGCATTTCTTCAGAAAAAAGAAGAAAATGAAACAGAGGAGTGGAGCGAACCAACAATAACACTTTACCATGGAGATGCTAGAAATCTTGACAAAATTGAAAATGAAAGCATAGATTTGATAGCCACCCATCCACCTTATGCTAACATTATTAGTTATAGCAAAAAAGCCAAGTTAGAGGTAAAAGGAGACCTTTCTAAAGTTACCTCAGTAGATGAATTCGTTAAAGAAATGCAAAAAGTCGCAAGTGAGTTTTATAGAGTCTTAAAGCCAGGTAGACATGCTGCTATACTCATGGGAGATACAAGAAGACATAGACATTATGTGCCTATTGCTTTTAGAGTTATGCAAGCATTTTTGGAGGTTGGTTTTATATTGAAAGAGGACATTATAAAGTTGCAGCATAACATGATCGGCACAATTCCATGGAAAAAATGGCATCGGGATTTCCATTTAATCGCTCATGAGCACTTGTTTATATTTAGAAAACCAGGAAAAGGAGAAAATGTTAGAAAATTTAAAGAAAGTATGAAATGGTGGTATGATTACTAA
- a CDS encoding DNA adenine methylase, producing MAEPVLKWAGGKRQILPQIIALMPKDLKERTFHEPFFGGGAVTFWLEPKRGTINDINPKLINFYLVVRDYVEELIQDAKHHKNEKEYYYRAREEFNKIIKEGFKPPHIRLASLLLYLNKTAYNGLYRENRKGEFNVPFGRYKNPTIVDEERLRKASEVLKRLKIYNEDFTYILTVAQSGDLVYFDPPYHPISKTANFTSYSKNDFTQKDQKRLRDVCIELHEMGVYFILSNSHAQSVRELYEGIEEFEVITVYANRAINSKADKRGKIAEILVTNVPKELRVGISKAIELTKNGNGTKLMPMAKREIKKQITITEFLVKV from the coding sequence ATGGCTGAACCTGTGTTAAAATGGGCTGGAGGAAAAAGACAAATATTGCCTCAAATAATAGCACTAATGCCAAAAGACCTCAAAGAGAGAACATTTCATGAACCATTTTTTGGAGGAGGAGCCGTTACTTTTTGGCTAGAGCCAAAAAGAGGGACAATCAATGACATTAATCCCAAACTAATAAACTTCTATCTTGTGGTTAGAGATTATGTTGAAGAACTAATACAAGACGCAAAACACCATAAAAATGAGAAAGAGTATTATTATAGGGCTAGAGAAGAGTTTAATAAAATAATCAAAGAAGGTTTCAAACCTCCACACATAAGGCTTGCTAGTTTACTTCTGTATTTAAATAAGACAGCGTATAATGGCCTTTATAGAGAAAATAGAAAAGGAGAATTTAACGTTCCATTTGGTAGATATAAAAACCCGACTATAGTAGACGAAGAAAGACTTAGAAAAGCTAGTGAAGTCCTGAAGAGGCTTAAAATTTACAATGAAGATTTTACATATATTCTAACTGTTGCTCAGTCAGGGGATTTAGTGTATTTCGATCCACCGTATCATCCGATCTCCAAAACAGCTAACTTCACTAGCTACTCAAAAAATGACTTTACTCAAAAAGATCAAAAGAGGTTAAGAGATGTGTGTATTGAACTACATGAAATGGGAGTGTACTTTATCCTGAGTAACTCTCATGCCCAGTCAGTTAGAGAGCTATATGAAGGAATCGAAGAATTTGAAGTTATTACTGTTTATGCTAACAGGGCCATAAACTCAAAAGCAGACAAAAGAGGAAAAATAGCAGAGATATTGGTTACCAATGTGCCAAAAGAGCTTAGAGTCGGTATCTCAAAAGCAATTGAGTTAACAAAAAATGGAAACGGAACAAAATTGATGCCAATGGCTAAAAGAGAAATTAAAAAACAAATAACTATAACAGAGTTTCTTGTAAAAGTATAG